The following are encoded in a window of Spiroplasma tabanidicola genomic DNA:
- the mgtE gene encoding magnesium transporter, with product MKEQNIVPEQLAERLNEILKADDIILYRETLKNYYPADLAEALSCLPLERIIIALRIMPTEDLAEIFPHFNNEIQEEIIESYTSVEIKELFDQIFTDDIVEILEELPSNIVEKILRATTPESRLLINSILKYNVNTAGSIMSVDYTSLKINWTVKEAINIIKKERDEAEEVHYFFVVDDLNNLKGVVELKTLFFSKNEALIEDIMDDRYIYANTKTDQEEVANMFKKYDITTLPIINSQNKLVGIITVDDILDVLEEEATEDIHIMAGINPTEDEYFKTSVFKMVKSRIIWLLLLMVSATITQVIILVFMNLYGVTKETASFDIGNNNFSISYVMAILLTPLLTVISGTTGNASNQSSTMIVRALSLKEVEPKDYWRILWKELRVSTTLGLILVAINFVRMIAIYAVEFKGNINQRELWYAIATLSISMFLAIVFSKVIGATFPLLAQKMKIDPAITAGPLLTTIIDAISTAIFFGIGMIFFFVVL from the coding sequence ATGAAAGAACAAAACATAGTACCAGAGCAGCTCGCCGAAAGATTGAATGAAATTTTAAAAGCAGATGATATTATTTTATATAGAGAAACTTTAAAAAATTATTATCCCGCAGATTTAGCAGAGGCTTTAAGTTGTTTACCATTAGAAAGAATAATAATTGCATTAAGAATTATGCCAACAGAAGATTTGGCGGAAATATTTCCGCATTTTAATAATGAAATACAAGAAGAAATTATTGAATCATATACTTCAGTAGAAATAAAAGAATTATTTGATCAAATTTTTACAGATGATATTGTAGAAATTTTAGAAGAACTACCTTCAAATATTGTTGAAAAAATATTAAGAGCAACTACTCCAGAATCAAGATTATTGATTAACTCAATTTTAAAATATAATGTAAATACTGCAGGAAGTATAATGTCTGTTGATTATACAAGTTTAAAAATAAATTGAACGGTTAAAGAAGCGATAAATATTATTAAAAAAGAAAGAGATGAAGCAGAAGAAGTTCATTACTTCTTTGTAGTTGATGATTTAAATAACTTAAAAGGAGTAGTTGAACTAAAAACTTTATTTTTTTCAAAAAATGAGGCATTAATTGAAGATATCATGGATGATAGATACATTTATGCAAATACAAAAACAGATCAAGAAGAAGTTGCAAATATGTTTAAAAAATATGACATAACAACTTTACCGATTATTAATAGTCAAAATAAACTTGTAGGAATAATTACAGTCGATGACATTTTAGATGTTTTAGAAGAAGAAGCTACAGAAGATATACATATTATGGCAGGAATAAATCCAACAGAAGATGAATATTTTAAAACAAGTGTATTTAAAATGGTTAAATCAAGAATTATTTGATTGCTATTACTAATGGTTTCTGCAACTATAACTCAAGTGATAATTTTAGTTTTTATGAATCTTTATGGTGTTACAAAAGAAACTGCATCATTTGATATAGGAAATAATAATTTTTCAATAAGTTATGTAATGGCAATACTATTGACCCCTTTACTAACAGTAATATCAGGGACAACGGGAAATGCAAGTAACCAATCTTCAACTATGATTGTTAGAGCGCTTTCACTTAAAGAAGTGGAACCAAAAGACTATTGAAGAATATTATGAAAAGAACTAAGGGTATCAACAACACTTGGATTAATTTTAGTTGCTATCAACTTTGTTCGTATGATTGCAATTTATGCAGTAGAGTTTAAAGGAAATATCAATCAAAGAGAGTTATGGTATGCAATAGCAACACTTTCAATATCGATGTTTTTAGCAATTGTATTTTCAAAAGTAATTGGAGCAACATTTCCGTTGCTAGCTCAAAAGATGAAAATTGATCCAGCTATAACAGCAGGGCCATTACTTACAACAATTATTGATGCAATTTCAACAGCGATATTTTTTGGAATAGGAATGATTTTCTTTTTTGTTGTATTATAG
- a CDS encoding L-lactate dehydrogenase: MTNGRKIVLVGCGAVGTSFVYSAINQGLAQHYVLIDVVKDFAEGNEMDLTDTHAVLPTPFATIKAGDYSDCGDADIVVITAGRPQKPGETRLQMVADNAKIMKQVALGIKGSGFSGITIIASNPVDILTQVYQEVTGYDSSKVISSGTTLDSSRLRKLLGAKLDVSPRSVKAYLIGEHGDSSVAIWSRSIIMGKTIAEYIQEGVVTEAELEQVKDDATHMAYKIIEKKRATFYGIGACLAKIVKAVLNDEKASMMVGAYLTGQYGVEDVYISVPCIVGAKGIEQIIEWKLSDDELEGLRHSGVTLKEVYKTAKAAIQE; this comes from the coding sequence ATGACAAATGGTAGAAAAATTGTTTTAGTAGGTTGTGGAGCTGTAGGAACTAGTTTTGTTTACTCAGCAATTAACCAAGGTTTAGCACAACACTATGTATTAATAGATGTTGTAAAAGATTTTGCAGAAGGAAATGAAATGGACTTAACAGATACTCACGCTGTTTTACCTACGCCTTTCGCAACAATCAAAGCAGGAGATTATTCAGATTGTGGAGATGCTGATATCGTTGTTATTACAGCAGGAAGACCTCAAAAACCAGGAGAAACAAGATTACAAATGGTTGCAGATAATGCAAAAATTATGAAACAAGTAGCTTTAGGAATTAAAGGTTCAGGATTTTCAGGAATAACAATTATTGCATCAAATCCAGTTGATATTTTAACTCAAGTATATCAAGAAGTTACAGGATATGACTCATCAAAAGTTATCTCATCAGGAACTACATTAGACTCATCAAGATTAAGAAAATTATTAGGAGCAAAATTAGATGTTTCTCCTAGATCAGTAAAAGCATACCTAATCGGAGAACATGGTGATTCATCAGTTGCTATTTGAAGTAGATCAATCATTATGGGAAAAACTATTGCTGAATATATTCAAGAAGGAGTTGTGACTGAAGCTGAATTAGAACAAGTAAAAGATGATGCAACTCATATGGCCTATAAAATTATAGAAAAAAAACGAGCAACATTTTATGGAATAGGAGCTTGTTTAGCTAAAATTGTAAAAGCGGTTTTAAATGATGAAAAAGCATCAATGATGGTTGGGGCATATTTAACAGGACAATATGGAGTAGAAGATGTTTACATTAGTGTTCCATGTATTGTTGGAGCAAAAGGTATCGAACAAATCATTGAATGAAAATTATCAGATGATGAACTTGAAGGATTACGTCACTCTGGAGTTACATTAAAAGAAGTATACAAAACTGCAAAAGCAGCAATCCAAGAATAA
- a CDS encoding EAL domain-containing protein, whose protein sequence is MNILLAAIACLSYTAIVAIVYTFAWGLSRHLFEKIKIYYELVLGVILGVISIFGVIILSLTMGENKNYMLLILLPIFLYWTCLIFISIYATIGVVVWNLLGLFLFPTLFPQYFISFLNTSSIILIITSYLMAFVIYIINIFYKKLTTWVIWSIITITSLIVGIVLAFPNIKSDGTVDYLITILLWLGTGYITYAYFAIINQIYNHALKLRNLVTYDYQYYLNQASAHDEILNYIHKNKIRFGTYFTFFISNYDKFDEKVNNEIRETVVTSIAKQAHEIFTKNYNQVIFFKPNYKTFGIFIPMLEMQNSVKEEQRLKFAEKISRSISKIQTTFKIENFKVSIKVRGVVSYYGFHSNSLETLFEYNVITQNNAAFSDREKVVLVDPRKVLKEKTKYKKILTLNELVSLNNSAPIFESIYSIEKNDYESFYLNSAVEGIEITSNLFKEKLETIKEYGLNSIFIRYLALNALKSIAKYKSYKKRNFIEYDPLFISSESFSVDSFILKLKSLKIDLKKLVFNFPITQEVENRDLLEKNINELRENGVSFSVSDLGSEATDFGLLGIYRPNYVFLERSIVKKINLIKENEKIIKNIINICNKINAKLVATDVDTYMIYKSLKELGIKYFEGNLIGHGIEPKMELENELKYLLVK, encoded by the coding sequence ATGAATATTTTATTAGCAGCAATTGCATGTCTTTCTTATACTGCAATCGTAGCAATTGTTTATACATTTGCTTGAGGATTATCTAGACATTTATTTGAAAAAATAAAAATTTATTATGAATTAGTTCTTGGAGTTATTCTTGGAGTTATATCTATTTTTGGAGTTATTATTCTTTCGTTAACAATGGGAGAAAATAAAAACTATATGTTATTAATTTTATTACCAATCTTTTTATATTGAACTTGTTTAATATTTATTTCAATTTATGCAACTATTGGAGTTGTTGTTTGAAACTTGTTAGGCTTATTTTTATTTCCAACATTATTCCCACAATACTTTATATCATTTTTAAACACAAGTTCAATTATTTTAATTATTACAAGTTACTTGATGGCTTTTGTAATATATATAATAAATATTTTTTATAAAAAATTAACTACCTGAGTAATTTGATCAATCATTACAATTACATCATTAATCGTTGGAATAGTATTAGCTTTTCCAAATATTAAATCCGATGGCACTGTTGATTATTTAATAACAATATTGTTATGATTAGGAACTGGATATATTACTTATGCATATTTTGCTATTATAAATCAAATTTATAATCATGCTTTAAAATTAAGAAATTTAGTTACTTATGACTATCAATACTATTTAAATCAAGCATCAGCACATGATGAAATATTAAATTACATACATAAAAATAAAATTAGATTTGGAACTTATTTCACATTTTTCATTTCTAACTATGATAAGTTTGATGAAAAAGTAAATAATGAAATTAGAGAAACAGTAGTTACATCAATTGCAAAACAAGCTCATGAAATTTTTACTAAAAATTATAATCAAGTAATTTTTTTTAAACCTAACTACAAAACTTTTGGCATATTTATTCCAATGCTTGAAATGCAAAATAGTGTTAAAGAAGAACAAAGATTAAAATTTGCAGAAAAAATTTCAAGGTCTATTTCTAAAATTCAAACAACTTTTAAAATAGAAAATTTTAAAGTTAGTATTAAAGTTAGAGGTGTAGTTTCATATTATGGGTTTCATTCAAATAGTTTGGAAACTCTTTTTGAATATAATGTTATTACTCAAAACAATGCAGCTTTTAGCGATAGAGAAAAAGTTGTATTAGTAGACCCAAGAAAAGTTTTAAAAGAAAAGACTAAATATAAAAAAATCTTAACCTTAAATGAATTGGTTTCATTAAATAATTCTGCACCAATTTTTGAATCAATTTATAGTATTGAAAAAAATGATTATGAAAGTTTTTATTTAAATAGTGCCGTTGAAGGTATTGAAATAACATCCAATTTATTTAAAGAAAAACTTGAAACTATTAAAGAATATGGACTTAACTCAATATTTATAAGGTACTTAGCTTTGAATGCTTTGAAAAGTATTGCTAAATACAAATCTTATAAAAAAAGAAATTTTATTGAATATGATCCATTATTTATCTCCAGTGAAAGTTTTAGTGTAGATAGTTTTATTTTGAAATTAAAATCTTTAAAAATAGATTTGAAAAAACTAGTTTTTAACTTTCCTATAACTCAAGAAGTCGAGAATAGAGATTTACTAGAAAAAAACATTAATGAACTAAGAGAAAATGGAGTTAGTTTTTCAGTATCAGATTTGGGATCAGAAGCAACAGATTTTGGTCTTTTAGGAATTTATAGACCAAATTATGTTTTTTTGGAAAGAAGTATTGTAAAAAAAATAAATTTAATTAAAGAAAATGAAAAAATTATCAAAAATATTATTAATATTTGTAATAAGATTAATGCAAAGTTAGTTGCAACAGATGTAGATACATATATGATTTACAAATCATTAAAAGAACTTGGTATCAAATATTTTGAGGGAAATCTTATTGGTCATGGAATAGAACCAAAAATGGAATTAGAAAACGAATTAAAATACTTATTAGTAAAATAA
- a CDS encoding IS3 family transposase, whose translation MARNGEWSFKKVQWTNGGFRKRVINYYKTIEKYKNKYTVLSLCKLFKITRASYYRWCCKGKPEYDLKIDMNLALKIKNIFTNNNGIYGSPRIRIILNNQGLEVSQTKVARIMKIFKLYSIIRVKKMYRKPKEIKTITHGPNYVNRNWSIFLKNECWVTDVSYIPLNKKFAYLSIIKDANTGFIVGHKLSLKNDVELYRKTLEKASFYRNDLSKKLIIHSDNVNQYTSIFAKKYAKRNNIIISLSRPGNSIDNAMCETFFSSLKEEWKQQLKQNNFLDLEKSIDNYIEFYNYERIMVKHKTPPAYVYLKLTQNKKNVSNYVETFL comes from the coding sequence ATGGCTAGAAATGGAGAATGAAGTTTTAAAAAAGTTCAATGAACTAATGGAGGATTCAGAAAAAGAGTAATAAATTACTATAAAACCATAGAGAAATATAAAAATAAGTACACTGTTTTATCATTATGTAAACTATTTAAAATTACAAGAGCAAGTTATTATAGATGATGCTGTAAAGGTAAACCAGAATATGATTTAAAAATTGATATGAATCTAGCTCTTAAGATTAAAAATATTTTTACAAATAATAATGGAATATATGGATCACCTAGAATTAGAATTATTTTAAATAATCAAGGTTTAGAGGTAAGTCAAACCAAAGTAGCTAGGATTATGAAAATATTCAAATTATATTCAATTATAAGGGTAAAAAAAATGTATAGAAAGCCAAAAGAAATTAAAACAATTACTCATGGTCCAAATTACGTCAATAGAAACTGATCAATATTTTTAAAAAACGAATGTTGAGTAACTGATGTTTCTTATATACCTTTGAATAAAAAGTTTGCTTATTTAAGCATTATTAAAGATGCTAATACTGGTTTTATTGTTGGTCATAAATTATCACTAAAAAATGATGTTGAACTATATAGAAAAACGCTTGAAAAGGCATCTTTTTATAGAAATGATTTATCTAAAAAGCTTATAATTCATTCTGACAATGTAAATCAATACACTTCTATATTTGCGAAAAAATATGCTAAAAGAAATAATATTATTATTTCGTTATCTAGGCCCGGCAATTCTATAGATAATGCAATGTGTGAAACTTTTTTTTCATCATTAAAAGAAGAATGAAAACAACAACTAAAACAAAATAACTTTTTAGATTTAGAAAAATCAATTGATAATTACATAGAATTTTATAATTATGAAAGAATAATGGTAAAACATAAAACCCCACCAGCCTATGTTTATTTAAAACTAACACAAAATAAAAAGAATGTTTCAAACTATGTTGAAACATTCTTATAA
- the rnr gene encoding ribonuclease R, with protein MNDQVLAIIKEKEILHLNDIIKLINVDQELITNSLKELQYDYKIGWSKDNVVYFIGQKYRVGSLRINDRGFGFVKDLNDLEQDFFVPPDALKGAITTDEVVFSVYKEDDNRYRAVIEDVSLRTKTNLVGEIRPSRDGRFLDFHANEPGFKNYRIVMVNAKDFQLKKDLIIKVKILYVKEKKLFTKIQKVIGDANKAVDRIISIAYEFDINPDFNRQTLDNAELVAKPIDYNDPKVSRRKNLITNKNLVTIDGVDSKDLDDAIYVEKTNYGYKLFVAIADVSYYVKPFSPLDNSALFRGNSVYLANKVIPMLPEKLSNGVCSLNPNEDKLCMVSEMDFDNNGKMKSKKVYESIMNSKARLTYSEVNELYEKNISSRSQEIIDMLFIAKELHELIDKERTSRGSIEFDVPEPKIILDKDSNVIDILARDRGISEKLIENFMVSANESVAEIIFEKNLPYVYRDHGVPKEENLIEWHTNLKALGINVKLTELDKINPKTIRMALDQISSQVKDQTERDVINVTLLKYMEKAIYNLENIGHFGLASECYTHFTSPIRRYSDLMVHRFLKQYLIDKDYNEHKLQLNEKFIVKACSIINDTEKRAVNAEREVNKVCMAEYMTKHIDQEYEGVIAAVLKFGLFVQLPNCVEGLIHISELPDFKFDEKTNILINNQNKIFRLGQKVKIKVKNADVKKRIIDFVLV; from the coding sequence ATGAATGACCAGGTTTTAGCAATTATAAAAGAAAAAGAAATACTTCACTTAAATGACATAATTAAATTAATAAATGTTGATCAAGAATTAATCACAAATTCTTTAAAAGAATTACAGTATGACTACAAAATTGGATGATCAAAAGATAATGTAGTTTATTTTATCGGACAAAAATATAGAGTCGGATCTTTAAGAATAAATGATCGTGGTTTTGGTTTTGTTAAAGATTTAAATGATCTTGAACAAGATTTTTTTGTACCTCCAGATGCTTTAAAAGGAGCTATTACAACTGATGAAGTTGTTTTTAGTGTATACAAAGAAGATGATAATCGTTATAGAGCAGTAATTGAAGATGTATCTTTAAGAACAAAAACAAATCTAGTTGGAGAAATTCGTCCATCAAGAGATGGCAGATTTTTAGATTTCCATGCAAATGAACCAGGATTTAAAAATTATCGTATTGTAATGGTTAATGCAAAAGACTTTCAACTTAAAAAAGACTTAATAATAAAAGTAAAAATTTTATATGTTAAAGAAAAAAAGTTATTTACAAAAATTCAAAAAGTAATTGGAGATGCTAATAAAGCTGTCGATAGAATAATTTCAATCGCTTATGAATTTGATATTAATCCTGATTTTAATAGACAAACTTTAGATAATGCAGAACTTGTTGCAAAACCAATTGATTATAATGATCCAAAAGTTAGTAGAAGAAAAAATTTAATTACAAACAAAAATTTAGTAACAATTGATGGAGTTGACTCTAAGGATTTGGATGATGCTATTTATGTTGAAAAAACAAATTATGGTTATAAATTATTTGTTGCAATTGCTGATGTAAGTTATTATGTAAAACCATTTTCTCCATTAGATAACTCTGCTTTATTTAGAGGAAACTCAGTTTATCTTGCTAATAAAGTAATTCCAATGTTACCTGAAAAACTATCAAATGGAGTTTGTTCTTTAAATCCAAATGAAGATAAATTATGTATGGTTTCAGAAATGGATTTTGATAATAACGGAAAAATGAAAAGTAAAAAAGTTTATGAATCAATTATGAACTCAAAAGCAAGATTGACTTATTCAGAAGTAAATGAATTATATGAAAAAAACATAAGCTCAAGAAGTCAAGAAATTATTGATATGCTGTTTATAGCCAAGGAATTACATGAGTTAATAGATAAAGAAAGAACTTCAAGAGGTTCAATCGAATTTGATGTTCCAGAACCAAAAATTATTTTAGATAAAGATAGTAACGTTATTGATATACTAGCAAGAGATAGAGGTATTAGTGAAAAACTAATTGAAAACTTTATGGTTAGTGCTAATGAATCTGTTGCAGAAATTATTTTTGAAAAAAACTTGCCTTATGTTTATAGAGATCATGGTGTTCCAAAAGAAGAAAACTTAATTGAATGACATACTAATTTAAAAGCTCTTGGAATAAATGTTAAGTTAACTGAACTAGATAAAATAAATCCAAAAACGATAAGAATGGCATTAGATCAAATATCTTCTCAAGTGAAAGATCAAACCGAAAGAGATGTAATTAATGTAACTTTATTAAAATATATGGAAAAAGCAATCTATAATCTTGAAAATATAGGGCACTTTGGATTAGCAAGTGAATGTTATACTCATTTTACAAGTCCAATTAGAAGATATAGTGACCTAATGGTTCACAGATTCTTAAAACAATACTTAATTGATAAAGATTACAATGAACATAAATTACAATTAAATGAAAAATTTATTGTAAAAGCTTGTTCAATAATTAATGATACTGAAAAAAGAGCGGTTAATGCAGAAAGAGAAGTTAACAAAGTTTGTATGGCTGAATATATGACAAAACATATAGATCAAGAATACGAAGGAGTAATAGCAGCTGTATTAAAATTTGGGCTATTTGTTCAATTACCAAATTGCGTTGAAGGCTTAATTCACATTTCAGAATTACCAGATTTTAAATTTGATGAAAAAACAAATATTTTAATTAATAATCAAAATAAAATTTTTAGACTAGGCCAAAAAGTAAAAATTAAAGTAAAAAACGCAGATGTAAAAAAACGTATTATTGATTTTGTGCTAGTATAA
- a CDS encoding PTS transporter subunit EIIC — MSQNEMTKEKSKKKIKSGPPSKGSIYWKKFRQSSGATLSKLSKAFLLPIALLPIAGVFLGIGATIVAQTTEYSGFWYLGKVMNTMGDVAFGNLPILFAVSVAIAYTEDSGVAAITAIVGFLVMNGIQAALLKENHEAIWQWVVDGDQNKAENAGSVFQNGWFWTEEKNAAGDIIKQGWQSYGPAEYSLLWWKGIPAGLITANVGIRSLNTGVFASIFVGFIAAYMYNRFHKTQLPSFISFFSGSKLVPIINFFAVIPLSFAFIFIWPAVGKGLEWFGTKSGELPGGLDSFIYEIIERSLIPFGLHHVFYAPLWWSSAGGSIIGALENYANKNDAWDKTDVLASGATIRQVYDYLNSLPDKSQLIGDQYMMYWILGGANKLSALSGINPDFASSNAPLLNFKDLEKMGLNLGRFQSGKFGFMLFGLPAAGLAMWLNVPKQNRKSVIGIYFSAAFTCFLTGITEPIEFSFLFLAPWLFYGVHMPLASIAFLLAGLLHVHVTMTVSGGFIDYIVFGLIPLNLKTNALYAILIALVMAPVYFFAFFFAVKYGKVQVPGRSGEVKLFTKADVKAKKAGSTGEATKEAAREKATKIIEFLGGEANIKAVDSCASRLRLTVVDASVVDKQGIMALGGASGIVAKGTSVQVVYGGEQEVIKPYMREVLAEQRKEGPKDTDTVEKTIK; from the coding sequence ATGTCACAAAACGAAATGACAAAAGAAAAATCTAAGAAAAAGATTAAAAGCGGTCCACCGTCTAAAGGTTCTATTTATTGAAAAAAATTTAGACAATCTAGTGGTGCAACACTTTCTAAATTAAGTAAAGCATTCTTATTACCAATTGCTTTATTACCAATTGCTGGTGTTTTCTTAGGGATTGGTGCAACAATTGTTGCACAAACTACTGAATATTCAGGTTTTTGATATTTAGGTAAAGTTATGAATACAATGGGTGATGTTGCATTTGGAAACTTACCCATATTATTTGCAGTTTCAGTAGCCATTGCATATACTGAAGATTCAGGGGTTGCTGCTATTACTGCGATTGTTGGATTTTTAGTTATGAATGGTATTCAAGCGGCATTATTAAAAGAAAATCATGAAGCTATCTGACAATGAGTTGTTGATGGTGATCAAAACAAAGCGGAAAATGCAGGTAGTGTTTTTCAAAATGGGTGATTTTGAACTGAGGAAAAAAATGCAGCAGGAGATATTATTAAACAAGGTTGACAATCATATGGACCTGCAGAATATAGTTTATTATGATGAAAAGGAATTCCTGCAGGATTAATTACTGCAAATGTTGGTATTAGATCACTAAATACTGGAGTATTTGCTTCTATATTTGTCGGTTTTATTGCTGCTTATATGTATAATAGATTTCATAAAACTCAATTGCCATCATTTATAAGTTTTTTTTCAGGTTCAAAACTAGTTCCAATTATAAATTTCTTTGCAGTTATACCATTATCATTTGCATTTATATTTATATGACCAGCAGTGGGTAAAGGATTAGAATGATTTGGAACAAAATCTGGAGAATTACCAGGAGGTCTTGACTCATTTATTTATGAAATAATTGAACGTTCTCTAATTCCATTTGGATTACACCACGTTTTTTATGCTCCATTATGGTGATCATCAGCAGGAGGATCAATTATAGGTGCATTAGAAAATTATGCAAATAAAAATGACGCTTGAGATAAAACTGATGTTTTAGCTTCTGGTGCAACTATTAGACAAGTTTATGATTATTTAAATAGTTTACCAGATAAAAGTCAATTAATAGGTGATCAATACATGATGTATTGAATCTTAGGGGGTGCAAATAAATTATCTGCATTGTCTGGAATTAATCCTGATTTTGCCTCTAGTAATGCTCCGCTATTAAATTTTAAAGACTTAGAAAAAATGGGACTTAACTTAGGAAGATTTCAATCTGGAAAATTTGGATTTATGTTATTTGGTTTACCAGCAGCTGGACTTGCCATGTGATTGAATGTTCCTAAACAAAACCGAAAATCAGTTATTGGTATTTACTTTTCAGCAGCATTTACTTGTTTCTTAACTGGTATTACTGAACCTATAGAATTCTCATTCTTATTTTTAGCACCTTGATTATTCTATGGAGTACACATGCCACTGGCTTCTATTGCATTTTTATTAGCTGGTTTATTACATGTCCACGTGACAATGACTGTTTCAGGTGGATTTATTGATTACATAGTATTTGGTCTAATTCCACTAAACCTAAAAACTAATGCATTATATGCAATATTAATTGCACTGGTTATGGCGCCCGTCTACTTCTTTGCATTCTTCTTTGCAGTTAAATATGGAAAAGTACAAGTTCCAGGTAGATCTGGCGAAGTAAAACTATTTACAAAAGCAGATGTAAAAGCTAAAAAAGCAGGAAGTACTGGAGAAGCTACAAAAGAAGCTGCCAGAGAAAAAGCTACAAAAATAATTGAATTCCTCGGAGGAGAAGCAAATATTAAAGCTGTTGACTCATGTGCTTCAAGACTAAGATTGACAGTAGTCGATGCAAGTGTTGTTGATAAACAAGGAATTATGGCTCTTGGAGGAGCTTCAGGAATTGTTGCTAAAGGTACAAGTGTACAAGTTGTATATGGTGGAGAACAAGAAGTTATTAAACCATATATGAGAGAAGTTTTAGCAGAACAAAGAAAAGAAGGTCCAAAGGACACAGATACAGTAGAAAAAACAATAAAATAA
- the smpB gene encoding SsrA-binding protein SmpB, with product MGEHVILKNKKAYFNYEILDSWEAGIVLTGPEIKSIRGKEVSIEEAFILIRKGQVEILNMNIKKYEYAHYVNQDSIRNRKLLLHKQEIKKILKRIQLENLTLVPLKLYFKGNYAKLEIGLGKGKKLVDKRETIKKRDVERRLKKIKQ from the coding sequence ATGGGAGAGCATGTTATATTAAAGAATAAAAAAGCTTATTTCAATTATGAAATATTAGATAGTTGAGAAGCAGGGATTGTTTTAACTGGGCCTGAAATAAAATCGATTAGAGGAAAAGAAGTTTCGATTGAAGAAGCGTTTATTTTAATTAGAAAAGGCCAAGTTGAAATCTTAAATATGAATATTAAAAAGTATGAGTATGCTCATTATGTTAATCAAGATTCAATTAGAAATAGAAAATTATTACTTCATAAACAAGAAATAAAAAAAATATTAAAAAGAATACAGTTAGAAAACTTAACTTTAGTACCATTAAAACTTTATTTTAAAGGAAATTATGCAAAACTAGAGATTGGCTTAGGTAAAGGTAAAAAACTTGTAGACAAAAGAGAAACTATCAAAAAAAGAGATGTCGAAAGACGCTTAAAAAAAATAAAACAATAG
- the secG gene encoding preprotein translocase subunit SecG, whose product MLEMFASSSERLLGNRVIFAFEILALIISVMMITIGMIQNKTSQTGLSALNGGNDELFSNSKERGLDKTLSIWMFSLGIIVFVCTIAIGVITHVVLVEPQSAS is encoded by the coding sequence ATGCTTGAAATGTTCGCAAGTTCTTCTGAAAGATTGCTGGGTAATAGAGTCATTTTTGCGTTTGAAATATTAGCATTAATAATATCTGTTATGATGATAACAATTGGTATGATTCAAAACAAAACTTCTCAAACTGGATTAAGTGCTCTTAACGGGGGAAATGACGAGTTATTCTCTAACTCAAAAGAAAGAGGTTTAGATAAAACTTTATCAATATGAATGTTTAGTCTAGGAATAATTGTTTTTGTTTGTACAATAGCTATTGGTGTAATAACACATGTTGTACTTGTCGAGCCGCAATCTGCTTCTTAA